In Comamonadaceae bacterium OS-1, a single window of DNA contains:
- the tktA_2 gene encoding transketolase 1, which produces MADTLLSATTPDVAAPAQATGKPSAAMANAIRALAMDAVQAANSGHPGAPMGMADMAVALWDQHLQHNPKNPNWMNRDRFILSNGHGSMLLYALLHLTGYKLPMAELKNFRQLHSKTPGHPEYGYTPGVETTTGPLGQGITNAVGFALAEKLLAQEFNRDGHAIVDHHTYAFMGDGCLMEGISHEAAALAGAWKLNKLVALYDDNGISIDGQVAPWFIDNTALRFVAYGWNVIGPIDGHDAAAVSEAITHAKAQKEKPTLIICKTHIGKGSPNRANTSKAHGEPLGAEEIKLTREALNWPYAPFTIPKDVAAAWDAKSAGAAREAAWNDQFAAYKKAFPAEAKELLRRMKGELPKNFAQTAVDTVIAAHTKGETVASRKASQLALEAFTAALPEMLGGSADLTGSNLTNTKSTPNLRFDTLTGIGNGGRHINYGVREFGMAAIMNGVALHGGFIPYGGTFLTFSDYSRNAIRMAALMKLRVVHVFTHDSIGLGEDGPTHQSVEHAASLRLIPNLDVWRPGDTAETAVAWAVALESKSRPSALLLSRQNIAYAAKADLGEISRGAYVLSEPSAVGLKKKAQAVIIATGSEVQLALAAQALLATQKIAVRVVSMPSTSVFDRQTEAYKTEVLPKGLPRIAVEMGVTDGWWKYGCAAVVGLDTYGESAPAPVLFKLFGFTPENVAATVEKVLRKKK; this is translated from the coding sequence ATGGCCGATACCCTCTTGAGCGCAACCACCCCCGACGTAGCGGCACCCGCGCAGGCCACGGGCAAACCGTCGGCCGCCATGGCCAACGCCATCCGTGCGCTCGCCATGGACGCGGTGCAAGCCGCCAACTCGGGCCACCCCGGCGCGCCCATGGGCATGGCCGACATGGCCGTGGCTTTGTGGGACCAGCATCTGCAGCACAACCCCAAGAACCCGAACTGGATGAACCGCGACCGCTTCATCCTGTCCAACGGCCACGGCTCCATGCTGCTGTACGCGCTGCTGCACCTCACCGGCTACAAGCTGCCCATGGCCGAGCTGAAGAACTTCCGCCAGCTGCACAGCAAGACCCCCGGCCACCCCGAATACGGCTACACCCCCGGCGTGGAAACCACCACCGGCCCGCTGGGCCAGGGCATCACCAACGCCGTCGGCTTTGCGCTGGCCGAGAAGCTGCTGGCGCAAGAGTTCAACCGTGACGGCCATGCCATCGTCGACCACCACACCTACGCCTTCATGGGCGACGGTTGCCTGATGGAAGGCATCAGCCACGAAGCCGCCGCCCTGGCCGGTGCCTGGAAGCTGAACAAACTGGTCGCCCTGTACGACGACAACGGCATCTCCATCGACGGCCAGGTCGCCCCCTGGTTCATCGACAACACCGCGCTGCGCTTTGTGGCCTACGGCTGGAACGTGATCGGCCCGATCGACGGCCACGATGCGGCTGCCGTATCCGAAGCCATCACCCACGCCAAGGCGCAAAAAGAGAAACCTACTCTCATCATCTGCAAGACCCACATCGGCAAAGGCAGCCCGAACCGCGCCAACACCTCCAAGGCCCACGGCGAACCCCTGGGTGCCGAAGAAATCAAGCTGACCCGCGAAGCCCTGAACTGGCCTTACGCGCCGTTCACCATCCCCAAGGATGTGGCCGCCGCCTGGGATGCCAAGTCCGCCGGTGCCGCCCGCGAAGCCGCCTGGAACGACCAGTTCGCCGCCTACAAAAAGGCCTTCCCCGCAGAAGCCAAAGAGCTGCTGCGCCGCATGAAGGGCGAGCTGCCCAAGAACTTCGCCCAGACCGCGGTGGACACCGTGATCGCCGCCCACACCAAGGGTGAGACGGTGGCATCGCGCAAAGCCTCGCAGCTGGCGCTGGAAGCCTTCACCGCCGCCCTGCCCGAAATGCTGGGTGGCTCGGCCGACCTGACCGGCTCCAACCTGACCAACACCAAGAGCACACCCAACCTGCGCTTCGACACCCTCACCGGTATCGGCAACGGTGGCCGCCACATCAACTACGGCGTGCGCGAATTCGGCATGGCCGCCATCATGAACGGCGTGGCCCTGCACGGCGGCTTCATCCCCTACGGCGGCACCTTCCTGACCTTCAGCGACTACAGCCGCAACGCCATCCGCATGGCCGCGCTGATGAAGCTGCGCGTGGTACACGTGTTCACCCACGACTCCATCGGTCTGGGCGAAGACGGCCCGACCCACCAGTCGGTCGAGCACGCCGCCAGCCTGCGCCTGATCCCCAACCTGGACGTGTGGCGTCCGGGCGATACCGCCGAAACCGCCGTGGCCTGGGCCGTGGCCCTGGAAAGCAAGAGCCGTCCCAGCGCCCTGCTGCTGAGCCGCCAGAACATCGCCTACGCCGCCAAGGCCGACCTGGGCGAGATCAGCCGCGGTGCCTACGTGCTGTCCGAGCCCAGCGCCGTCGGCCTGAAGAAGAAGGCCCAGGCCGTCATCATCGCCACCGGCTCCGAAGTGCAACTGGCCCTGGCCGCCCAGGCCTTGCTGGCCACGCAAAAAATCGCCGTGCGCGTGGTCTCCATGCCTAGCACCAGCGTGTTTGACCGCCAGACCGAAGCCTACAAAACCGAAGTGCTGCCCAAGGGCCTGCCGCGCATCGCAGTCGAAATGGGCGTGACCGACGGCTGGTGGAAATACGGCTGCGCTGCCGTGGTCGGCCTCGATACTTACGGCGAATCCGCACCGGCGCCCGTGCTGTTCAAGCTCTTCGGCTTCACGCCCGAGAACGTGGCGGCCACGGTGGAAAAAGTTTTGCGCAAGAAGAAGTAA
- the higB-2 gene encoding toxin HigB-2: MRATFVELPPFQRVRSDYMTDERYRLLQWELMQFPEMGDVIEGTGGLRKLRQADPRRGKGKRGGLRIIYYWWLGGAQFWLFTVYDKDEADDLTPEQRKILKHLLKTELDQRNKEGG; encoded by the coding sequence ATGCGAGCCACCTTCGTTGAGCTCCCGCCGTTCCAGCGGGTCCGATCCGACTACATGACAGACGAGCGCTACCGTCTGCTGCAATGGGAATTGATGCAGTTCCCCGAGATGGGTGATGTGATCGAAGGCACCGGCGGCTTGCGCAAGCTGCGCCAGGCTGACCCCCGGCGCGGCAAAGGCAAACGGGGTGGCTTGCGGATCATCTACTACTGGTGGTTGGGTGGCGCGCAGTTTTGGTTGTTCACGGTGTACGACAAAGATGAGGCTGACGACCTGACCCCCGAGCAACGCAAGATTTTGAAGCACCTGCTCAAAACCGAACTGGACCAACGCAACAAGGAAGGCGGCTAA
- the rarD gene encoding protein RarD, translating into MNLGIVYAALAYAAWGLFPLYFHQLAGIPALEVVVHRTVWSLVFVLGVLLVRRHWGWMRALQPRVLGSFALSALLLSGNWLTYVWAVQNQHVVDASLGYFILPLVNVALGFVFLRERPRPGQWLAVAVAAAGVLWLTLQTGRLPWIALVLATTFGFYGLLRKVASMGALEGLALETMLLAPLGLGALAWWSAQGQGVLVQGDASAMAWLLLAGPLTAIPLLLFAAGARRIPLTTLGILQYISPTLQFALGVWIFHEPFQMARLAGFVLIWAALGVYSVEGWMAAGRKGH; encoded by the coding sequence ATGAACCTCGGCATCGTCTACGCCGCCCTCGCCTACGCGGCCTGGGGCCTGTTTCCCCTGTACTTCCACCAGCTCGCGGGCATTCCGGCGCTGGAGGTGGTGGTGCACCGCACCGTGTGGTCGCTGGTGTTTGTTCTGGGCGTGCTGCTGGTGCGCAGGCACTGGGGCTGGATGCGGGCGCTGCAGCCCCGGGTGCTGGGCTCGTTTGCGCTGTCGGCGCTGCTGTTGTCGGGCAACTGGCTGACCTACGTCTGGGCGGTGCAGAACCAGCACGTGGTGGATGCCAGCCTGGGCTACTTTATCCTGCCGCTGGTCAACGTGGCGCTGGGCTTTGTGTTCCTGCGCGAGCGCCCGCGCCCCGGCCAATGGCTGGCGGTGGCCGTGGCCGCGGCGGGCGTACTGTGGCTAACGCTGCAGACGGGCCGCCTGCCGTGGATTGCGCTGGTACTAGCCACCACCTTCGGGTTTTACGGCCTGCTGCGCAAGGTGGCCAGCATGGGCGCGCTGGAGGGCCTGGCGCTGGAGACTATGCTGCTGGCCCCGCTGGGCCTGGGTGCGCTGGCCTGGTGGAGCGCACAGGGCCAGGGCGTGCTGGTGCAGGGCGATGCGTCCGCGATGGCCTGGCTGCTGCTGGCCGGGCCGCTGACCGCCATTCCGCTGCTGCTGTTTGCCGCCGGTGCGCGGCGCATTCCGCTGACCACCCTGGGCATCCTGCAATACATCTCGCCCACACTGCAATTCGCCCTGGGCGTGTGGATCTTCCACGAGCCGTTCCAGATGGCGCGGCTAGCAGGCTTTGTGCTGATCTGGGCGGCGCTGGGGGTGTACAGCGTGGAGGGGTGGATGGCGGCGGGCCGCAAGGGGCATTGA
- the ybiR gene encoding inner membrane protein YbiR has protein sequence MLESLRKDRFLHILLLGLVALSFATHTPLAAYAGLVDWPTIAALTGLLALTQGVEASGALHRLGHWLVGYMTSERAAALCLVSAAAVLSTVLTNDVALFVIVPLTLGICRITPLPTTRLVVFEALAVNAGSALTPIGNPQNLFLWQLSGSSFGGFVWHMLPLVAVLMVLLLAVTALAFSGRALQATDPDAEHPLDRRLLGASLLLYPVFLVLTDLHYAPWALVAVLLCLGALHWRVLAQIDWGLLLVFVLMFIDLRLLAGLDAVQHVLAGWGLAQPLHLFWAGIASSQIVSNVPAAIALAEFSKDWKVLAYAVNIGGFGLMVGSLANLIALRMAPDTRAWIHFHVWSVPFLVAGAAVGWLLLFAM, from the coding sequence GTGCTTGAGTCGCTGCGCAAAGACAGGTTTCTGCACATCCTGTTGCTGGGCCTGGTGGCCCTGAGCTTCGCCACCCACACCCCGCTGGCCGCTTACGCCGGCCTGGTGGACTGGCCCACCATCGCCGCCCTCACAGGCCTGCTGGCCCTGACACAGGGCGTGGAAGCCAGCGGCGCGCTGCACCGCCTGGGCCACTGGCTGGTGGGCTACATGACCAGCGAACGCGCCGCCGCCCTGTGCCTGGTCAGCGCCGCTGCCGTGCTGTCCACCGTGCTGACCAACGACGTGGCGCTGTTCGTCATTGTGCCGCTCACCTTAGGCATCTGCCGCATCACCCCGCTGCCGACCACCCGGCTGGTGGTGTTTGAAGCCTTGGCGGTGAACGCGGGCTCGGCGCTCACGCCCATCGGCAACCCGCAGAACCTGTTCCTGTGGCAGCTCTCGGGCAGCTCGTTTGGCGGCTTTGTGTGGCACATGCTGCCGCTGGTGGCGGTGCTGATGGTTTTGCTGCTGGCGGTGACGGCCCTGGCGTTCTCCGGCCGTGCCCTGCAGGCCACCGACCCCGATGCCGAGCACCCGCTGGACCGGCGGCTGCTGGGCGCGTCGCTGCTGCTGTACCCGGTGTTTCTGGTGCTGACCGACCTGCACTACGCGCCCTGGGCCCTGGTGGCCGTGCTGCTGTGCCTGGGGGCCCTGCACTGGCGCGTGCTGGCGCAGATCGACTGGGGGCTGCTGCTGGTGTTTGTGCTGATGTTCATCGACCTGCGCCTGCTGGCCGGGCTGGATGCCGTGCAGCATGTGCTGGCGGGCTGGGGGCTGGCCCAGCCGCTGCACCTGTTCTGGGCCGGCATCGCCAGTTCGCAAATCGTCAGCAACGTACCCGCCGCAATTGCGCTGGCCGAATTCTCCAAAGACTGGAAGGTGCTGGCCTACGCCGTCAACATCGGCGGTTTCGGTCTGATGGTCGGCTCCCTGGCCAACCTGATCGCTTTGCGCATGGCCCCGGACACGCGCGCCTGGATCCACTTCCACGTCTGGTCGGTGCCGTTTTTGGTGGCCGGGGCGGCGGTGGGTTGGCTATTGCTGTTTGCTATGTAA
- the gapA gene encoding glyceraldehyde-3-phosphate dehydrogenase A — protein MTIKIGINGFGRIGRMVFRAAVQNFNDVEIVGINDLLEPDYLAYMLQYDSVHGRFKGEVSVDNGVLIVNGKKIRLTQERDPANLKWADVGADIVVESTGLFLTKETAQKHIDAGAKKVILSAPSKDDTPMFVYGVNDKTYAGQAIISNASCTTNCLAPLAKVINDKFGIKRGLMTTVHAATATQKTVDGPSNKDWRGGRGILENIIPSSTGAAKAVGVVIPELNKKLTGMAFRVPTSDVSVVDLTVELNTSATIAEINAELKAQSEGAMKGVLGYTEDKVVATDFRGDSRTSIYDADASIALDGTFVKLVSWYDNEWGYSNKVLEMTRVMAK, from the coding sequence ATGACAATCAAGATTGGTATCAACGGCTTCGGCCGCATTGGCCGCATGGTGTTCCGCGCTGCCGTACAAAACTTCAACGACGTGGAAATCGTCGGCATCAACGACCTGCTGGAGCCCGACTACCTGGCCTACATGCTGCAGTACGACAGCGTGCACGGCCGCTTCAAGGGCGAGGTGTCGGTGGACAACGGCGTGCTCATCGTCAACGGCAAGAAGATCCGCCTGACCCAAGAGCGCGACCCGGCCAACCTGAAATGGGCCGACGTGGGTGCCGACATCGTGGTCGAATCCACCGGCCTGTTCCTGACCAAGGAAACCGCCCAGAAGCACATCGACGCAGGTGCCAAGAAGGTCATCCTGTCGGCTCCGTCCAAAGACGACACCCCCATGTTCGTCTACGGCGTGAACGACAAGACCTACGCCGGCCAGGCCATCATCTCCAACGCATCGTGCACCACCAACTGCCTGGCCCCCCTGGCCAAGGTGATCAACGACAAGTTCGGCATCAAGCGCGGCCTGATGACCACCGTGCACGCTGCCACCGCCACGCAAAAGACTGTGGACGGCCCCAGCAACAAAGACTGGCGCGGTGGCCGTGGCATTCTGGAAAACATCATCCCCTCCAGCACCGGTGCCGCCAAGGCCGTGGGCGTGGTCATCCCCGAGCTGAACAAAAAGCTCACCGGCATGGCCTTCCGCGTGCCCACCAGCGACGTGTCGGTGGTGGACTTGACCGTGGAGCTGAACACCTCGGCCACCATCGCCGAAATCAACGCCGAGCTCAAGGCGCAGTCCGAAGGCGCCATGAAGGGCGTGCTGGGCTACACCGAAGACAAGGTCGTCGCCACCGACTTCCGTGGCGACAGCCGCACCTCCATCTACGACGCAGATGCCTCCATCGCCCTGGACGGCACCTTCGTCAAGCTGGTGAGCTGGTACGACAACGAATGGGGCTACTCCAACAAGGTGTTGGAAATGACCCGCGTGATGGCCAAGTAA
- the lrpC_2 gene encoding HTH-type transcriptional regulator LrpC yields MPLDTKDLLILQALQTDARQSLAAIGKRIGLSQPAMSERVRKLEEAGVIEGYSARVNLRALGVGLQAIIRIQTTHRGIQPYIALFQQMPEVLQADRVTGEDCFIVRCAIAQPEDLQRVVDALAVHGAVTTSLVLSSPVHRFVTVPGV; encoded by the coding sequence ATGCCACTCGACACCAAAGACCTGCTGATTCTGCAAGCCCTGCAAACCGATGCGCGGCAAAGCCTGGCCGCCATCGGCAAGCGCATCGGCCTGTCGCAACCGGCGATGAGCGAGCGCGTGCGCAAGCTGGAAGAGGCCGGTGTGATTGAAGGCTACAGCGCCCGGGTGAACCTGCGCGCACTGGGCGTGGGCCTGCAGGCCATCATCCGCATCCAGACCACGCACCGCGGCATCCAGCCGTACATCGCGCTGTTCCAGCAAATGCCCGAAGTACTGCAGGCCGACCGCGTCACCGGCGAAGACTGCTTCATCGTGCGCTGCGCCATCGCCCAGCCCGAGGACCTGCAGCGCGTGGTGGACGCGCTTGCGGTGCACGGTGCGGTGACCACGTCCCTGGTGCTGTCCAGCCCGGTGCACAGGTTTGTGACGGTGCCGGGTGTGTAA
- the higA-2_1 gene encoding antitoxin HigA-2: MAKRDVFAELTEGFEALQQQREGKRTLRTVTLQSLPAPTLSAQDVVSVRERLNLSRAVFAHYLRTNPRTLENWEQGRAKPNAQAALLIRMVERFPDMVGRLAAV, encoded by the coding sequence ATGGCAAAACGAGATGTGTTTGCAGAACTCACCGAAGGCTTCGAGGCACTCCAGCAGCAGCGCGAAGGCAAGCGCACCCTGCGTACCGTCACGCTGCAAAGCCTGCCCGCGCCCACGCTGTCGGCGCAAGATGTGGTGAGCGTGCGGGAGCGGCTCAACCTGTCGCGCGCGGTCTTTGCCCACTACCTGCGCACCAACCCCCGCACCCTGGAAAACTGGGAGCAGGGCCGCGCCAAGCCCAACGCCCAGGCCGCGTTGCTGATCCGCATGGTGGAGCGGTTTCCGGATATGGTGGGGCGGCTGGCAGCGGTGTAA
- a CDS encoding putative lipoprotein/NMB1162, which translates to MRFAVVGAALMLTACAVQKPSYDYTAFRESRPASILVLPPLNKTVDIRASYSVMSTVTAPLAESGYYVFPVAVVDQTFKENGLEHPADMHEAPLPKLRDIFGADAVFYVTVEDYGTKYLVIDSTTVVSATGKLVDARTGAVLWQGRATASDAENRQNSGGGLVGLLVTALVRQIVGGVSDPGHGLSHITSARLLQARPGGLLYGPRSPQYQKEQ; encoded by the coding sequence ATGCGCTTTGCCGTGGTGGGCGCGGCCCTGATGCTGACCGCCTGTGCGGTGCAAAAGCCCAGCTACGACTACACCGCGTTCCGGGAAAGCCGTCCCGCCTCCATCCTGGTGCTGCCGCCGCTGAACAAAACCGTGGACATCCGCGCTTCGTACAGCGTGATGTCCACCGTTACCGCGCCGCTGGCCGAGTCGGGCTACTACGTGTTCCCGGTCGCCGTGGTGGACCAGACCTTCAAAGAGAACGGCCTGGAGCATCCCGCCGACATGCACGAGGCCCCGTTGCCCAAGCTGCGCGACATTTTTGGTGCCGATGCGGTGTTCTATGTGACGGTGGAAGACTACGGCACCAAGTACCTGGTCATCGACAGCACCACCGTGGTGTCCGCCACCGGCAAGCTGGTGGATGCCCGCACCGGCGCCGTGCTTTGGCAAGGCCGGGCCACGGCCTCGGATGCGGAAAATCGGCAAAACAGCGGCGGTGGCCTGGTCGGCCTTTTGGTGACCGCCCTGGTGCGCCAGATTGTGGGCGGCGTGAGCGACCCGGGGCATGGCCTGTCGCACATCACCAGCGCCCGCCTGCTGCAGGCCCGCCCGGGCGGTTTGCTCTACGGTCCCCGGTCCCCTCAGTACCAAAAGGAGCAGTAG
- a CDS encoding D-beta-D-heptose 1-phosphate adenylyltransferase: protein MTDTLAPPAFLAKICSRADAAARLAHLPRPWVFTNGVFDILHRGHATYLAQARSLGGSLIVALNSDASAHRLGKGPDRPLNNEADRAVLMAALESVSLVTWFDENTPLELITALRPDILVKGGDYDMQKLAETAVVQAYRGTARAIPFLDGYSTTALVHKIKQAPRA, encoded by the coding sequence ATGACCGACACCTTAGCCCCTCCCGCATTTTTAGCCAAAATCTGCAGCCGCGCCGACGCCGCCGCCCGGCTGGCCCACCTGCCCCGCCCCTGGGTGTTCACCAACGGGGTGTTCGACATCCTGCACCGCGGCCATGCCACCTACCTGGCGCAGGCCCGGTCGCTGGGCGGCAGCCTCATCGTGGCGCTGAACAGCGATGCCTCGGCCCACCGCCTGGGCAAGGGCCCGGACCGCCCGCTCAACAACGAGGCCGACCGCGCCGTGCTGATGGCCGCGCTGGAGTCGGTAAGCCTGGTCACCTGGTTTGACGAGAACACGCCACTGGAGCTGATCACCGCGCTGCGCCCCGACATCCTGGTCAAGGGCGGCGACTACGACATGCAAAAACTGGCCGAGACGGCCGTGGTGCAGGCCTACCGCGGCACGGCGCGGGCGATTCCGTTTCTGGATGGCTATTCCACCACCGCGCTGGTCCACAAAATCAAGCAAGCACCCCGTGCTTGA
- the linX gene encoding 2,5-dichloro-2,5-cyclohexadiene-1,4-diol dehydrogenase LinX codes for MAGRLAGKTAIISGGATGAGGAASKLFAAEGARVAIFDINVAAGEAVVADILQAGGEAAFFQADVSDRAQIEHALAGANARFGSVSVLFNHAGTIVVKPFLDTTDEDFDRLMDINVKSMFMVTRAVLPQMLAAGKGSIVCTASISSVAATPLEVLYCMTKGACAMLARAVAVEYRDRGIRCNAVCPGFIDTPHGQREIAALTQHGVDASVAALSLQQGRLCQPEEVAKAALFLASDEASFVNGAHLFVDNCFTAA; via the coding sequence ATGGCAGGCAGACTCGCAGGCAAGACGGCCATCATCTCCGGCGGAGCCACCGGCGCTGGCGGCGCGGCATCCAAGCTGTTCGCCGCCGAGGGCGCGCGGGTGGCGATATTCGACATCAACGTGGCCGCCGGTGAGGCGGTGGTGGCCGACATCCTGCAGGCCGGAGGCGAGGCGGCGTTCTTTCAAGCCGATGTGTCAGACCGGGCGCAGATCGAGCACGCGCTGGCCGGGGCCAACGCCCGTTTTGGCTCGGTTTCCGTGCTGTTCAACCACGCGGGCACCATCGTCGTAAAACCGTTTCTGGACACCACCGACGAAGACTTTGACCGCCTGATGGACATCAACGTGAAAAGCATGTTCATGGTGACCCGCGCCGTACTGCCGCAGATGCTGGCCGCCGGCAAGGGCAGCATCGTCTGTACCGCCTCCATCTCGTCGGTGGCCGCCACGCCCTTGGAGGTGCTGTACTGCATGACCAAAGGTGCCTGCGCCATGCTGGCCCGCGCCGTGGCGGTGGAGTACCGCGACCGGGGCATACGCTGCAATGCGGTGTGCCCCGGCTTCATCGACACCCCCCACGGCCAGCGCGAAATTGCCGCCCTCACCCAGCACGGCGTGGACGCATCGGTCGCCGCCCTGTCGCTGCAGCAAGGCCGCCTGTGCCAGCCCGAAGAAGTCGCCAAGGCCGCGCTGTTCCTGGCCAGCGACGAAGCCAGCTTCGTCAACGGCGCGCACCTGTTTGTGGATAACTGTTTTACGGCGGCTTGA
- the ufaA1 gene encoding tuberculostearic acid methyltransferase UfaA1, protein MNSSTTAPGFAVPGDAPAAARTALKLLQRLRHGSITMQLPDGSMQVFGNHQQHGDAPTAAMTLKNWNVCAAALKSGDIGVAETYIDGDWTTPNLTDLLTVFICNRQEIEDVVYGNWVGRLWYRIKHLLNRNTKANSQKNIHAHYDLGNAFYSLWLDGSMNYSSAWFEGDLDKPLREAQNAKVRRALAMAQVQPGDRVLEIGCGWGALAEMGTTEFNAHVTGVTLSTEQLAFANQRVQRLGVDSRADLRLQDYRDITDAPFDAICSVEMVEAVGREYWPTYFQTVARLLKPGGRACIQSIVIDDSLFERYISSTDFIQQYIFPGGCLPCPREFRREAAAAGLEVVDEFAFGPDYAETLRRWRDQFLAARTQVLQLGFDERFMRLWEFYLAYCEAAFDKGNINLVQYTLLKK, encoded by the coding sequence ATGAACTCCAGCACCACTGCCCCCGGTTTTGCCGTGCCCGGCGATGCCCCTGCCGCCGCCCGCACCGCCCTGAAGCTCTTGCAGCGCCTGCGCCACGGCAGCATCACCATGCAGTTGCCCGACGGCAGCATGCAGGTGTTTGGCAACCACCAGCAACATGGCGATGCGCCCACAGCGGCGATGACGCTGAAGAACTGGAACGTCTGCGCGGCGGCCCTCAAGTCCGGTGACATTGGCGTGGCCGAAACCTATATCGACGGCGACTGGACCACCCCCAACCTGACCGATCTGCTCACCGTCTTCATCTGCAACCGGCAGGAGATTGAAGACGTGGTCTACGGCAACTGGGTGGGCCGCCTGTGGTACCGCATCAAGCATCTGCTCAACCGCAACACCAAGGCCAACAGCCAGAAAAACATCCACGCCCACTACGACCTGGGCAACGCCTTCTACAGCCTGTGGCTGGACGGCAGCATGAACTACTCGTCCGCCTGGTTCGAAGGCGACCTGGACAAACCGCTGCGCGAGGCGCAAAACGCCAAGGTGCGCCGCGCCCTGGCCATGGCCCAGGTGCAGCCCGGCGACCGGGTGCTGGAGATCGGCTGCGGCTGGGGCGCGCTGGCCGAGATGGGCACCACCGAGTTCAACGCCCATGTGACCGGCGTGACCCTGAGTACCGAGCAGCTTGCGTTTGCTAACCAGCGTGTGCAGCGCCTGGGCGTGGACAGCCGCGCCGACCTGCGCCTGCAAGACTACCGCGACATCACCGACGCACCCTTTGACGCAATCTGCTCGGTGGAAATGGTGGAAGCCGTGGGCCGCGAATACTGGCCCACCTACTTCCAGACCGTGGCCCGCCTGCTCAAGCCCGGGGGCCGCGCCTGCATCCAGAGCATCGTCATCGACGACAGCCTGTTCGAGCGCTACATCAGCAGCACCGACTTCATCCAGCAGTACATCTTCCCCGGCGGCTGCCTGCCCTGCCCGCGCGAGTTCCGGCGCGAGGCGGCGGCGGCCGGGCTGGAGGTGGTGGACGAATTCGCCTTCGGCCCCGACTACGCCGAAACCCTGCGCCGCTGGCGCGACCAGTTTCTGGCTGCCCGCACCCAGGTGCTGCAACTCGGTTTTGACGAAAGGTTCATGCGCTTATGGGAGTTCTACCTGGCCTACTGCGAAGCCGCCTTCGACAAGGGCAACATCAACCTCGTCCAGTACACGCTATTAAAAAAATAG
- a CDS encoding putative protein.1, producing the protein MPLAKIEVRRSRPAAEVTALMEAVYLALRDALQVPENDRQIRYIEHRPEHFWVAPGKTENYTLVDILMFPGRPIETKRALYQALMQRLGALGIAPADLMVVLTEPPTESWGIRGVPASDV; encoded by the coding sequence ATGCCGCTCGCCAAAATCGAAGTCCGCCGCAGCCGCCCCGCCGCCGAAGTCACCGCGCTGATGGAGGCCGTGTATCTGGCCCTGCGCGATGCCCTGCAGGTGCCCGAAAACGACCGCCAGATCCGCTACATCGAACACCGCCCCGAGCACTTCTGGGTAGCCCCCGGCAAGACCGAGAACTACACCCTGGTGGATATTTTGATGTTCCCGGGCCGCCCCATCGAAACCAAGCGCGCGCTGTACCAGGCCCTCATGCAGCGCCTGGGGGCACTCGGCATTGCACCCGCCGACCTGATGGTGGTGCTGACCGAGCCGCCCACAGAGAGCTGGGGCATACGGGGTGTGCCAGCGTCCGACGTGTAA
- a CDS encoding putative lipoprotein/NMB1164, with product MNRRSLFLFSAALVPALGLVGCATETSQALVVPQVNTAKTVYSGPKSTLAVGKFDNRSNFMRGLFSDGVDRLGGQSKTILVTHLQQSNRFRVVERSNMEEIKQEAALLGQAQKLKGAEFVVTGDVTEFGRKETGDQQFFGVLGRGKTQTAYAKVSLNVVDALTSEVVYSVQGAGEYALSNREVIGFGGTAGYDATLNGKVLDLAIREAVNRLTDGIDSGAWKPKY from the coding sequence ATGAACCGTCGCTCCCTCTTTCTCTTCTCTGCCGCCCTCGTCCCCGCACTGGGCCTGGTGGGCTGCGCGACCGAAACCTCGCAGGCCCTGGTGGTCCCGCAGGTGAATACCGCCAAGACGGTCTACAGCGGCCCCAAGAGCACACTGGCCGTGGGCAAGTTTGACAACCGCTCCAACTTCATGCGCGGCCTGTTCTCGGACGGCGTGGACCGCCTGGGCGGCCAATCGAAGACGATTCTGGTGACGCACCTGCAGCAGTCCAACCGCTTCCGCGTGGTGGAGCGCAGCAACATGGAAGAAATCAAGCAAGAGGCCGCGCTGCTGGGCCAGGCGCAAAAGCTCAAGGGGGCGGAGTTTGTGGTCACCGGCGACGTGACCGAGTTTGGCCGCAAGGAAACCGGCGACCAGCAATTCTTTGGCGTGCTGGGCCGGGGCAAAACCCAAACGGCCTACGCCAAGGTCAGCCTGAATGTGGTGGATGCGCTGACCTCCGAGGTGGTGTATTCGGTGCAAGGCGCGGGTGAATACGCCTTGTCGAACCGCGAGGTGATCGGCTTTGGCGGCACGGCGGGCTACGATGCCACCCTGAACGGTAAGGTGCTGGATCTGGCCATCCGCGAGGCGGTGAACCGCCTGACCGACGGCATCGACAGCGGCGCGTGGAAACCCAAGTACTGA